Proteins from a genomic interval of Aquabacterium sp. J223:
- a CDS encoding Gfo/Idh/MocA family protein produces the protein MSAAAPIGLAIVGCGFVADYYLQTVRLHPGLSVRGLHDRLPDRARALAGAYGQSVYPTLEAALADPAVQIVLNLTNPREHHAVSRQALLAGKHVYSEKPIAMEMDQARELVDMAESRGLQIVSAPCSLLGETAQTLWRALRHNAVGRVRLVYAEMDDGLVHRMPYRKWQSVSGVPWPYKDEFEVGCTLEHAGYYVTWLAAWFGPAKAVTAFASVQVPDKLPAEPLTPPDAPDFSVACIEFDSGVVARLTCSIVAPHDHTLRVIGDEGVLSTHDCWHYRSPVWHRRLLSVRRKTFLSPFKTRHRLPAPPHGKPQTKGAQVMDFARGPAELADALREGRLCRITPRFSLHVNEIALAIHHAARVNGLRQPMTTTFEPLQPMPWAG, from the coding sequence ATGAGCGCCGCCGCCCCCATCGGCCTGGCCATCGTCGGCTGCGGCTTCGTCGCCGACTACTACCTGCAGACGGTGCGGCTGCACCCGGGCCTGTCGGTGCGCGGCCTGCACGACCGCCTGCCCGATCGCGCACGGGCGCTGGCCGGCGCCTACGGGCAGTCGGTCTACCCGACGCTCGAGGCCGCGCTGGCCGACCCGGCCGTGCAGATCGTGCTCAACCTGACCAACCCGCGCGAGCACCACGCGGTGTCCCGGCAGGCGCTGCTGGCGGGCAAGCACGTCTACTCCGAGAAGCCGATCGCGATGGAGATGGACCAGGCGCGCGAGCTGGTCGACATGGCCGAATCGCGCGGCCTGCAGATCGTCTCCGCGCCCTGCAGCCTGCTCGGCGAGACGGCGCAGACGCTGTGGCGCGCGCTGCGGCACAACGCCGTCGGCCGGGTGCGCCTGGTGTACGCCGAGATGGACGACGGCCTCGTGCACCGGATGCCGTACCGGAAGTGGCAGTCGGTGTCGGGCGTGCCGTGGCCCTACAAGGACGAGTTCGAGGTCGGCTGCACGCTGGAGCACGCCGGCTACTACGTCACCTGGCTGGCCGCCTGGTTCGGCCCGGCCAAGGCGGTGACGGCGTTTGCGTCGGTGCAGGTGCCCGACAAGCTGCCCGCCGAGCCGCTGACGCCGCCCGATGCGCCCGACTTCTCGGTCGCCTGCATCGAGTTCGACAGCGGGGTCGTCGCGCGGCTGACCTGCAGCATCGTCGCGCCGCACGACCACACCCTGCGGGTCATCGGCGACGAGGGCGTGCTCTCCACCCACGACTGCTGGCACTACCGCTCGCCGGTGTGGCATCGGCGGCTGCTGTCGGTGCGGCGCAAGACCTTCCTGTCGCCCTTCAAGACACGGCACCGCCTGCCGGCGCCGCCCCACGGCAAGCCGCAGACGAAGGGCGCCCAGGTCATGGACTTCGCGCGCGGCCCGGCCGAACTGGCCGATGCGCTGCGCGAAGGCCGGCTGTGCCGCATCACGCCGCGCTTCTCGCTGCACGTCAACGAGATCGCGCTGGCCATCCACCATGCCGCGCGCGTCAACGGCCTGCGCCAGCCGATGACCACCACCTTCGAGCCGCTGCAGCCCATGCCCTGGGCCGGCTGA
- a CDS encoding NAD-dependent epimerase/dehydratase family protein, with translation MRVLVTGSTGFLGRHVVAALHDAGHEVRALVRASTTAAPVPAGTQRVVGDVAQGALPPGLFDGVDAVIHLAASLQGDAAQQHQVAVDGTRRLLAAMGPQRPHLLLASSFSVYDWSRVRDRVEESSPLLGEAAAREQDAYAQAKLAQEQLARTLCAERGQPLTVLRPAAIWGEADQGLHALGLVHPRLWAVIGPSRAPRLTHVRNCAHAFVAALDARARGQTFNVEDGFEVSAWRWAADLARLRARAPHRVAVPLPALSAAGTLAGPLLALAGRRVPGLLQPARLQARFGPARAGHDRLTAVLGWRPPLSRDAALRRSATQGVT, from the coding sequence ATGCGCGTCCTGGTGACCGGATCGACCGGCTTCCTCGGCCGGCATGTGGTGGCGGCCCTGCACGATGCCGGGCACGAGGTGAGGGCGCTCGTGCGCGCCTCGACGACCGCCGCGCCCGTGCCGGCGGGCACGCAGCGGGTGGTCGGCGACGTGGCGCAGGGCGCGCTGCCGCCAGGCCTGTTCGACGGGGTCGATGCGGTGATCCACCTGGCGGCCTCGCTGCAGGGCGATGCGGCGCAACAGCACCAGGTCGCGGTCGACGGCACGCGGCGGCTGCTGGCGGCGATGGGCCCGCAGCGGCCGCACCTGCTGCTGGCCAGCAGCTTCTCCGTCTACGACTGGTCCCGGGTGCGCGATCGTGTCGAGGAGTCGTCGCCGCTGCTCGGCGAGGCCGCGGCCCGCGAGCAGGACGCCTATGCCCAGGCCAAGCTCGCCCAGGAGCAGCTGGCGCGCACCCTGTGTGCCGAGCGTGGCCAGCCGCTGACCGTGCTGCGGCCCGCGGCGATCTGGGGTGAGGCCGACCAGGGCCTGCACGCCCTCGGCCTGGTCCATCCCCGGCTGTGGGCCGTCATCGGCCCGTCGCGGGCGCCGCGGCTGACCCATGTGCGCAACTGCGCGCACGCCTTCGTCGCCGCGCTGGACGCCCGGGCGCGCGGGCAGACCTTCAACGTCGAGGACGGCTTCGAGGTCAGCGCCTGGCGATGGGCGGCCGACCTGGCGCGCCTGCGCGCACGCGCGCCGCACCGGGTCGCCGTGCCGCTGCCGGCGCTGTCCGCCGCCGGCACACTGGCCGGCCCCTTGCTTGCGCTGGCCGGCCGCCGCGTGCCGGGGCTGCTGCAGCCGGCCCGCCTGCAGGCCCGCTTCGGCCCCGCCCGTGCGGGCCACGACCGGCTGACCGCGGTGCTGGGCTGGCGGCCGCCGCTGTCGCGCGACGCGGCGTTGCGCCGCTCGGCCACCCAGGGTGTGACATGA
- the secA gene encoding preprotein translocase subunit SecA, with amino-acid sequence MLPKLLTQIFGSRNDRLLKQYRRVVQQVNGLEPQMEALDDAALKGKTAEFRQRLADGATLDDLLPEAFAVVREAGKRVLKMRHFDVQLIGGMALHQGKIAEMRTGEGKTLMATLPVYLNALAAKGVHVVTVNDYLARRDAEWMGRLYQFLGLTVGVNVPGMMRDEKQVAYGADVTYGTNNEFGFDYLRDNMVYELGDRVQRGLAYAIVDEVDSILIDEARTPLIISGQAEDHTELYVRINAVVPKLKKQIGEADPRTGEGVIEAGDFTVDEKSHQVYLTEAGHENAEALLAEAGLLTEGASLYDPANITLMHHVYAALRAHHLYHRDQHYVNQNGEIVIVDEFTGRLMTGRRWSDGLHQAVEAKEGVKIQSENQTLASITFQNYFRMYGKLAGMTGTADTEAYEFQEIYGLETVVIPPNRPTVRKDELDLVYKTAKEKYDAVVADIRDCHERGQPVLVGTTSIENSEVISTLLQKAKLPHEVLNAKQHAREAEIIAQAGRPKAVTIATNMAGRGTDIVLGGNVEKQVQILEADPSVPEAEKQQRIATLKSEWQGLHDQVKSVGGLRIVATERHESRRIDNQLRGRSGRQGDPGSSRFYLSLDDPLMRIFAGERVRAIMDRLKMPEGEAIEAGIVSRSIEGAQRKVEARNFDVRKQLLEYDDVSNDQRKVIYQQRNEILEAAALDEQIANLRRSAMTEVVRTYVPAESLEEQWDLDGLEKTLRDEWQLEVPLKSSLEGSDSLTDEDILDKVLQAADAAFADKQQRVGAEQFTPFMRMVLLQSIDTHWREHLAALDYLRQGIHLRGYAQKNPKQEYKREAFELFSQLLDLVKMEVTRVLMTVRIQSQEEAAQAAEAIESRGESFQNVTYVHPNEDGSVSEDRDPSTVPMQVPKVGRNDPCPCGSGKKYKQCHGRLT; translated from the coding sequence ATGTTGCCCAAGCTCCTCACCCAGATTTTCGGCAGTCGCAACGACCGTCTGCTCAAGCAGTACCGGCGCGTCGTGCAGCAGGTCAACGGGCTGGAGCCGCAGATGGAGGCGCTGGACGATGCGGCGCTGAAGGGCAAGACCGCGGAGTTCCGGCAGCGCCTGGCCGACGGCGCGACGCTCGACGACCTGCTGCCCGAAGCCTTCGCCGTCGTGCGCGAGGCGGGCAAGCGGGTGCTGAAGATGCGGCACTTCGACGTGCAGCTCATCGGCGGCATGGCGCTGCACCAGGGCAAGATCGCCGAGATGCGCACCGGCGAGGGCAAGACCCTCATGGCCACGCTGCCGGTCTACCTGAACGCGCTGGCCGCCAAGGGCGTGCACGTGGTGACGGTCAACGACTACCTGGCGCGCCGCGACGCCGAGTGGATGGGCCGGCTGTACCAGTTCCTCGGCCTGACGGTGGGCGTCAACGTGCCGGGGATGATGCGCGACGAGAAGCAGGTCGCCTACGGTGCCGACGTCACCTACGGCACGAACAACGAGTTCGGCTTCGACTACCTGCGCGACAACATGGTCTACGAGCTGGGCGACCGCGTGCAGCGCGGCCTGGCCTACGCCATCGTCGACGAGGTCGACTCCATCCTGATCGACGAGGCGCGCACGCCGCTGATCATCAGCGGCCAGGCCGAGGACCACACCGAGCTGTACGTGCGCATCAACGCGGTGGTGCCGAAGCTGAAGAAGCAGATCGGCGAAGCCGACCCGCGCACCGGCGAGGGCGTGATCGAGGCGGGCGACTTCACCGTCGACGAGAAGTCGCACCAGGTCTACCTGACCGAGGCTGGCCACGAGAACGCCGAGGCGCTGCTCGCCGAGGCCGGCCTGCTGACCGAAGGCGCCAGCCTCTACGACCCGGCCAACATCACGCTGATGCACCATGTGTACGCGGCGCTGCGGGCCCACCACCTGTACCACCGCGACCAGCACTACGTGAACCAGAACGGCGAGATCGTCATCGTCGACGAGTTCACCGGCCGGCTGATGACCGGCCGCCGCTGGTCGGACGGCTTGCACCAGGCGGTGGAGGCCAAGGAAGGCGTGAAGATCCAGAGCGAGAACCAGACGCTCGCCTCGATCACCTTCCAGAACTACTTCCGCATGTACGGCAAGCTGGCCGGCATGACCGGCACGGCCGACACCGAGGCCTACGAGTTCCAGGAGATCTACGGCCTGGAGACGGTCGTCATCCCGCCGAACAGGCCGACGGTGCGCAAGGACGAGCTCGACCTCGTCTACAAGACCGCCAAGGAGAAGTACGACGCGGTGGTCGCCGACATCCGCGACTGCCACGAGCGCGGCCAGCCGGTGCTGGTCGGCACCACCTCGATCGAGAACTCGGAGGTGATCAGCACGCTGCTGCAGAAGGCGAAGCTGCCGCACGAGGTGCTGAACGCCAAGCAGCACGCCCGCGAGGCGGAGATCATCGCGCAGGCAGGGCGGCCGAAGGCGGTGACCATCGCCACCAACATGGCCGGCCGCGGCACCGACATCGTGCTTGGCGGCAACGTCGAGAAGCAGGTGCAGATCCTCGAGGCCGACCCGTCGGTGCCCGAGGCCGAGAAGCAGCAGCGCATCGCCACGCTCAAGAGCGAATGGCAGGGCCTGCACGACCAGGTGAAGTCGGTCGGCGGCCTGCGCATCGTGGCCACCGAGCGGCACGAGAGCCGCCGCATCGACAACCAGCTGCGCGGCCGCTCCGGCCGGCAGGGCGACCCGGGCTCCAGCCGCTTCTACCTTTCGCTCGACGATCCGCTGATGCGCATCTTCGCCGGCGAGCGGGTGCGCGCCATCATGGACCGGCTGAAGATGCCGGAAGGCGAGGCCATCGAGGCCGGCATCGTCAGCCGCAGCATCGAAGGCGCGCAGCGCAAGGTCGAGGCGCGCAACTTCGACGTGCGCAAGCAGCTGCTCGAGTACGACGACGTCAGCAACGACCAGCGCAAGGTCATCTACCAGCAGCGCAACGAGATCCTGGAAGCCGCCGCGCTGGACGAGCAGATCGCCAACCTGCGCCGGTCCGCCATGACCGAGGTGGTGCGCACCTACGTGCCCGCGGAATCGCTGGAAGAGCAGTGGGACCTCGACGGCCTGGAGAAGACGCTGCGCGACGAGTGGCAGCTGGAGGTGCCGCTGAAGTCCTCGCTGGAGGGCAGCGACTCGCTCACCGACGAGGACATCCTGGACAAGGTGCTGCAGGCGGCCGACGCGGCGTTCGCCGACAAGCAGCAGCGGGTGGGTGCCGAGCAGTTCACGCCCTTCATGCGCATGGTGCTGCTGCAGAGCATCGACACCCACTGGCGCGAGCACCTGGCCGCGCTGGACTACCTGCGCCAGGGCATCCACCTCCGGGGCTACGCCCAGAAGAACCCCAAGCAGGAATACAAGCGCGAGGCCTTCGAGCTCTTCAGCCAGCTGCTCGACCTGGTGAAGATGGAGGTCACGCGCGTGCTGATGACCGTGCGCATCCAGAGCCAGGAGGAGGCCGCCCAGGCGGCCGAGGCCATCGAGAGCCGCGGCGAAAGCTTCCAGAACGTGACCTACGTGCACCCCAACGAAGACGGCAGCGTGTCCGAGGACCGCGACCCGTCCACCGTGCCGATGCAGGTGCCCAAGGTCGGCCGCAACGACCCCTGCCCCTGCGGCAGCGGCAAGAAGTACAAGCAGTGCCACGGCAGGTTGACTTGA
- the argJ gene encoding bifunctional glutamate N-acetyltransferase/amino-acid acetyltransferase ArgJ codes for MPVNLSPPDPAALLPVPGIEIGTAMAGIRKADRRDLTVFRLAEGSAVAGVFTTNRFCAAPVQLCQRHLAKGFGIRALVVNTGNANAGTGEPGLVAASTTCIALAQLLDIAPEQVLPFSTGVIMEPLPVDRLQAGLPAALNDLSPKNWAQAAEGIMTTDTVPKAASRQVTLGGRTVTLTGISKGAGMIKPNMATMLGFIGTDAVVSQAVLDDLVKRAADRSFNRITIDGDTSTNDSFVVMASRQAGHAEITDTDSADGRAFAEALFALSEQLAQAIVRDGEGATKFITVQVEGGRNEAECRQVAYAIAHSPLVKTAFYASDPNLGRILAAVGYAGVADLDQTTIDLFLDDVQVAVNGGRHPAYREADGQRVMKQSEITVRVVLNRGMADSTLWTCDLSHDYVSINADYRS; via the coding sequence ATGCCCGTGAACCTTTCCCCTCCCGATCCTGCAGCGCTCCTGCCCGTCCCCGGCATCGAGATCGGCACCGCCATGGCCGGCATCCGCAAGGCCGACCGGCGCGACCTGACGGTGTTCCGCCTGGCCGAGGGCTCGGCGGTGGCCGGTGTCTTCACCACCAACCGCTTCTGCGCGGCGCCGGTCCAGCTGTGCCAGCGGCACCTGGCGAAGGGCTTCGGCATCCGCGCGCTGGTGGTCAACACCGGCAACGCCAACGCCGGCACCGGCGAGCCGGGCCTGGTGGCGGCCAGCACCACCTGCATCGCGCTGGCCCAACTGCTGGACATCGCGCCCGAGCAGGTGCTGCCGTTCTCCACCGGCGTCATCATGGAGCCGCTGCCGGTGGACCGGCTGCAGGCGGGCCTGCCCGCGGCGCTGAACGACCTGTCGCCGAAGAACTGGGCGCAGGCGGCCGAGGGCATCATGACCACCGACACGGTGCCCAAGGCGGCTTCGCGACAGGTCACCCTCGGCGGCCGCACGGTGACGCTCACCGGCATCAGCAAGGGCGCCGGCATGATCAAGCCCAACATGGCGACCATGCTCGGCTTCATCGGCACTGACGCCGTCGTGTCGCAGGCGGTGCTCGACGACCTGGTGAAGCGGGCGGCGGACCGCAGCTTCAACCGCATCACCATCGACGGCGACACCTCGACCAACGATTCCTTCGTGGTGATGGCCTCCCGCCAGGCCGGCCATGCGGAGATCACCGACACCGACTCGGCCGACGGCCGCGCCTTCGCCGAGGCGCTGTTCGCGCTGTCCGAACAGCTCGCCCAGGCCATCGTGCGCGACGGCGAGGGCGCGACCAAGTTCATCACCGTGCAGGTCGAGGGCGGGCGCAACGAGGCCGAGTGCCGCCAGGTGGCCTACGCCATCGCCCACTCGCCGCTGGTCAAGACCGCCTTCTACGCCAGCGACCCGAACCTGGGTCGTATCCTGGCCGCGGTGGGGTATGCCGGCGTCGCCGACCTCGACCAGACCACCATCGACCTGTTCCTCGACGACGTGCAGGTGGCGGTGAACGGCGGCCGCCACCCGGCGTACCGGGAAGCGGACGGCCAGCGGGTGATGAAGCAGAGCGAGATCACCGTGCGCGTGGTGCTGAACCGCGGCATGGCCGACAGCACGTTGTGGACGTGCGACCTGTCGCACGACTACGTCAGCATCAACGCCGACTACCGCAGCTAG
- a CDS encoding glycosyltransferase family 4 protein, which translates to MNIAYLTSVYARPSDTFVRSEVIELRRRGHAVHTFSIRREAQAASVSEELASEQARTDYILSHGPAPLLLAFLVLLLQRPRRMAATAALAWRTRSPGLKALLLQAVYLVEAAYLARRLQSLQVDVLHNHIAENSATVAMLASALSGVPFSMTVHGPGIFYRPLRWALPEKVQRAAFTACITEFCRSQCMVFTPTDAWDRLHVVRCAVGRSFMDVSPQPIPPAPRLVFVGRLCAEKGLPVLVEAVARLVERGVAIEVALIGDGPLRGHVERAVRERRLGAALQLLGWKGSDEVRAEIERSRALVLPSFAEGLPVVLMESLALGRPVVTTTIAGIPELVESGRNGWLVPPGAVEPLAEAMAAVAHADPQVLAEMGHDGARRVRRLHHLGTEVDKLEALLAAAAARAGTEPTIQRSSAPA; encoded by the coding sequence ATGAACATCGCCTACCTCACCAGCGTCTACGCCAGGCCCAGCGACACCTTCGTGCGCAGCGAGGTGATCGAGCTGCGCCGGCGCGGCCATGCGGTGCACACCTTCTCCATCCGCCGGGAGGCCCAGGCGGCATCGGTGAGCGAGGAACTGGCCAGCGAGCAGGCGCGCACCGACTACATCCTCTCGCACGGCCCGGCGCCCCTGCTCCTGGCCTTTCTGGTCCTGCTGCTGCAGCGGCCGCGGCGAATGGCGGCGACCGCCGCGCTGGCCTGGCGCACCCGCTCGCCGGGGCTCAAGGCGCTGCTGCTGCAGGCCGTCTACCTGGTCGAGGCGGCTTACCTGGCGCGCCGACTGCAGTCGCTGCAGGTGGATGTGCTGCACAACCACATCGCCGAGAACTCGGCCACCGTCGCCATGCTCGCGTCGGCGCTCAGCGGCGTGCCCTTCAGCATGACGGTGCATGGCCCGGGCATCTTCTACCGCCCCCTGCGCTGGGCGCTGCCGGAGAAGGTGCAGCGCGCCGCCTTCACCGCCTGCATCACCGAGTTCTGCCGCAGCCAGTGCATGGTGTTCACGCCCACCGACGCCTGGGACCGGCTGCACGTCGTGCGCTGCGCGGTGGGCCGCAGCTTCATGGACGTGTCGCCGCAGCCCATCCCGCCGGCGCCACGGCTGGTCTTCGTCGGCCGCCTGTGTGCCGAGAAGGGGCTGCCCGTGCTCGTCGAGGCGGTCGCCCGGCTGGTCGAGCGCGGGGTGGCGATCGAAGTGGCGCTGATCGGCGACGGGCCGCTGCGCGGCCACGTCGAACGCGCCGTGCGCGAGCGCCGGCTCGGCGCTGCCCTCCAACTGCTCGGCTGGAAGGGCAGCGACGAGGTGCGCGCCGAGATCGAGCGCAGCCGCGCCCTGGTGCTGCCCAGCTTCGCCGAAGGCCTGCCGGTGGTGCTGATGGAGTCGCTGGCGCTGGGCCGGCCGGTGGTGACGACCACGATCGCCGGCATCCCCGAGCTGGTCGAGTCCGGCCGCAACGGCTGGCTGGTGCCGCCCGGCGCGGTCGAGCCGCTGGCCGAGGCCATGGCGGCCGTCGCCCATGCCGATCCGCAGGTGCTCGCCGAGATGGGCCACGACGGCGCGCGGCGCGTGAGGCGCCTGCACCACCTCGGCACCGAGGTCGACAAGCTCGAAGCGCTGCTGGCGGCCGCCGCGGCGCGTGCCGGCACCGAACCTACAATCCAGCGCTCCTCGGCGCCGGCTTAG
- a CDS encoding MBOAT family O-acyltransferase: MLFNSLEFLAFFGIVYGLYLVLPFRGQNTLLLLAGYVFYGWWDVNFLFLIAFSTTVDFWIGLMLAEGRVPTRQRWAASVFIVAAAVVFLCVDWAALVSWFTPGAQPLAWTASAVGGWTVVGSLAFVLVANATHDRIAAMAPDRRRRLMLFMTVFVNLAFLGCFKYFNFFIDSAESALAGLGLNPELFHLHIVLPVGISFYTFQSLSYTIDVSRGLVKPTRRLQDFALFVAYFPPMVAGPIERARHLLPQLLQPRRVRWRQVGQGLLLILFGLFKKVAIADGVAPAVNAVFNSSGAVSAGDIAMATVLFAVQIFCDFSGYSDIARGVSKMMGIELMLNFRLPYFSKNPSEFWRRWHISLSSWLRDYLYISLGGNRRGEGRTYFNLMATMTLGGLWHGAAWNFVLWGVYQGALLCVHRFFTGDRRPAAPRPGLTGAAVGALQIAFFFVFVCYGWLLFRANSFDQIVLFTQTLLGFGPSGVPSVIPKPPLSALAGMALLFALQLAEHLQGRLDAVRFWPRPVQGALCAVALVILVMGTSNAPVQFIYFQF, translated from the coding sequence ATGCTCTTCAACTCGCTCGAGTTCCTCGCCTTCTTCGGCATCGTCTACGGGCTGTACCTGGTGCTGCCCTTTCGAGGGCAGAACACGCTGCTGCTGCTCGCCGGCTACGTGTTCTACGGCTGGTGGGACGTCAATTTCCTGTTCCTGATCGCCTTCTCGACCACGGTCGACTTCTGGATCGGGCTGATGCTGGCCGAGGGCCGGGTGCCCACCCGCCAGCGCTGGGCGGCGTCGGTGTTCATCGTCGCGGCGGCCGTGGTCTTCCTCTGTGTCGACTGGGCGGCGCTGGTGTCGTGGTTCACCCCCGGCGCGCAGCCGCTGGCCTGGACGGCGAGCGCGGTGGGCGGCTGGACCGTGGTCGGCAGCCTGGCCTTCGTGCTGGTGGCCAACGCCACGCACGACCGCATCGCCGCCATGGCGCCCGACCGCCGGCGGCGGCTGATGCTGTTCATGACGGTGTTCGTCAACCTGGCGTTCCTCGGCTGCTTCAAGTACTTCAACTTCTTCATCGACAGCGCCGAGTCCGCGCTGGCCGGCCTCGGCCTGAACCCGGAGCTCTTCCACCTGCACATCGTGCTGCCGGTGGGCATCAGCTTCTACACCTTCCAGTCGCTGAGCTACACGATCGACGTCTCGCGCGGGCTGGTCAAGCCGACCCGCCGCCTGCAGGACTTCGCGCTTTTCGTCGCCTACTTCCCGCCGATGGTGGCCGGCCCGATCGAGCGCGCGCGCCACCTGCTGCCGCAGCTGCTGCAGCCGCGCCGCGTGCGCTGGCGGCAGGTCGGCCAGGGTCTGCTGCTCATCCTCTTCGGTCTGTTCAAGAAGGTGGCGATCGCCGACGGCGTGGCGCCGGCCGTCAACGCCGTCTTCAATTCGAGCGGCGCGGTGTCCGCCGGCGACATCGCCATGGCGACGGTGTTGTTCGCCGTCCAGATCTTCTGCGACTTCTCCGGCTACTCGGACATCGCCCGCGGCGTCAGCAAGATGATGGGCATCGAGCTGATGCTCAACTTCCGGCTGCCGTACTTCTCCAAGAACCCGAGCGAGTTCTGGCGCCGCTGGCACATCAGCCTCAGTTCCTGGCTGCGCGACTACCTGTACATCTCGCTGGGCGGCAACCGCCGCGGCGAGGGCCGGACCTACTTCAACCTGATGGCCACGATGACGCTCGGCGGCCTGTGGCACGGCGCGGCCTGGAACTTCGTGCTGTGGGGTGTCTACCAGGGCGCGCTGCTGTGCGTCCACCGCTTCTTCACCGGCGACCGCCGGCCGGCCGCACCCCGCCCCGGCCTCACCGGCGCGGCCGTCGGCGCGCTGCAGATCGCGTTCTTCTTCGTCTTCGTCTGCTATGGCTGGCTGCTCTTCCGCGCCAACTCGTTCGACCAGATCGTCCTCTTCACCCAGACCCTGCTGGGATTCGGTCCGTCCGGGGTGCCGTCGGTCATCCCCAAGCCGCCGCTGTCGGCGCTGGCCGGCATGGCGCTGCTGTTCGCGCTGCAGCTGGCCGAGCACCTGCAGGGCCGGCTCGACGCCGTGCGCTTCTGGCCGCGGCCGGTGCAGGGCGCGCTCTGCGCGGTGGCCCTGGTAATCCTGGTCATGGGAACGAGCAATGCGCCGGTCCAGTTCATCTACTTCCAGTTCTGA